A region from the Tigriopus californicus strain San Diego chromosome 9, Tcal_SD_v2.1, whole genome shotgun sequence genome encodes:
- the LOC131886128 gene encoding prostaglandin reductase 1-like has product MVVGRRWVLKNHFDGVPKKEDFEIVSEELGDLEDGDIITETEFISVDPYQRPYSRTLTPPTTMMGSQVAKVIESKDPNFPVGSRVVSHTGWVERAKINPSKLAGARGLSGLTKAPEIGSLSPSLLLGACGMPGNTAYFGFLEICEPKKGENVFINGAAGAVGSLVGQIAKIKGCKVVGSAGTDEKVKWLTEECGFDYAFNYKKVSITEGLEKGFPSPAGIDCFFENVGGPDSSVVLSRMNTRGRVSVCGSISTYNDQEVTMAPSVQGSLVTKELKMEGFLVPRWKSRWNEGIIQMAQWIKEGQIKPKETILNGFEKTPEAFIGLFTGDNMGKMVVQVGKQ; this is encoded by the exons ATGGTTGTTGGTCGTCGTTGGGTACTCAAAAATCATTTCGATGGCGTCCCCAAAAAGGAGGACTTTGAGATAGTGTCCGAAGAGTTGGGAGACCTAGAGGATGGAGACATCATCACTGAGACGGAGTTCATTTCCGTCGATCCCTATCAAAGGCCCTACTCACGCACACTCACGCCTCCTACCACAATGATGGGCAGTCAAGTGGCCAAAGTTATCGAGAGCAAGGACCCTAATTTTCCCGTCGGTTCACGGGTCGTGTCGCATACCGGATGGGTGGAAAGGGCCAAAATCAATCCCTCCAAGTTGGCGGGTGCACGCGGCTTGTCAGGTTTGACAAAGGCCCCGGAAATTGGGTCCCTTTCGCCGTCTTTGCTCTTAGGGGCGTGTGGAATGCCGGGCAACACGGCCTATTTCGGATTCCTGGAGATCTGCGAACCCAAGAAGGGCGAAAATGTCTTTATCAATGGAGCAGCCGGAGCTGTGGGCAGTTTAGTGGGACAGATTGCCAAGATCAAAGGCTGCAAAGTGGTTGGGTCGGCAGGCACGGACGAGAAAGTCAAATGGCTGACGGAAGAATGTGGCTTTGACTACGCCTTCAACTACAAGAAG gTATCTATCACCGAGGGGCTTGAAAAAGGCTTCCCTAGTCCAGCAGGCATCGATTGTTTTTTCGAAAATGTGGGCGGTCCGGATTCAAGTGTGGTTCTCTCCCGGATGAACACGAGGGGTCGAGTCTCGGTTTGTGGTTCCATCTCGACTTATAATGACCAGGAGGTCACCATGGCTCCCAGTGTTCAAGGCTCTCTCGTCACCAAG GAACTGAAAATGGAAGGGTTCCTCGTGCCTCGTTGGAAGAGCCGATGGAATGAGGGCATCATTCAAATGGCTCAATGGATCAAAGAAGGCCAGATCAAGCCCAAGGAGAccattttgaatggctttgaGAAGACACCAGAAGCTTTCATTGGTTTGTTCACTGGTGATAACATGGGCAAAATGGTAGTTCAAGTGGGAAAGCAATAA
- the LOC131886125 gene encoding protein-serine O-palmitoleoyltransferase porcupine-like: MSEGLESEPLYMDGDYLNEYYDNDYPEPLWETVEDSDPTDDPAFSDHDQPWKMNHSLEEILEYCVQPTVRDAGLHIGKVVLWAGLFRLATQLSPSIRPWMRHTMAVITGLIAAAHFFYTNVAYLVCLACLSYLVLVVSHGIWGHWRGPLMTVTCLGFNLVAEFWLATPVDWHQIRGAQMILTMKMISLGFDFDRENQRLLKADREIDAAQAAVSATADSVAPGLRMRDRRAKRVPSPTNSTEASQNNSDQFQVDYRRRPTFFEHMGYAINPGTTVFGPWITYHDYMASFHRPKWNLTWLVKIVLCIVYGFMFLTISTCWNPWMIPDGVWRWWTAYRDAMSFRASHYFVSYISEATAVAAGFGLGEAGDWNLQVVHPHNIEVPRSLTEVVKSWNIPMHVWLKTYCFKVTRRFGTLVAVLTTYLASTMLHGLNFQLGAVLLSLGIYTFAEFKLRARLAEILQASVHASRVWGQKFKYPEGSMVSISINFIFGMLACFNLAYLGVMFNQDASMSEGYSWQHTLEKWAELDFVSTYLMSFLMLLALVI, translated from the exons ACAGCCTGGAAGAGATCCTGGAATACTGCGTCCAACCCACCGTGCGCGATGCCGGCCTTCACATTGGCAAGGTCGTCCTGTGGGCCGGCCTTTTCCGTTTGGCCACGCAACTTTCTC CGTCTATTCGACCGTGGATGCGGCACACCATGGCCGTCATCACGGGTTTGATTGCCGCCGCTCACTTCTTCTATACCAATGTGGCCTATTTAGTGTGCTTGGCCTGTCTGTCGTATCTGGTGCTGGTTGTGTCCCATGGGATTTGGGGCCACTGGCGGGGGCCGCTCATGACGGTGACGTGCCTCGGGTTCAATCTGGTGGCCGAATTTTGGCTGGCCACACCCGTGGATTGGCATCAAATTCGGGGCGCCCAAATGATCCTGACCATGAAGATGATTTCCTTgggatttgattttgaccGAGAAAACCAACGCCTTCTAAAGGCTGACCGGGAAATCGACGCGGCTCAGGCGGCCGTGAGTGCGACGGCAGACTCCGTGGCCCCCGGGCTCCGAATGCGCGATCGAAGGGCCAAACGTGTGCCAAGTCCGACTAATTCGACGGAAGCGAGTCAAAACAATTCGGACCAATTCCAAGTGGACTATCGACGTCGACCCACTTTCTTCGAGCATATGGGTTACGCCATAAATCCCGGGACCACCGTGTTTGGGCCTTGGATCACTTACCATGACTACATGGCCTCCTTTCATCGACCCAAATGG AATCTAACTTGGTTGGTCAAGATCGTGTTGTGTATCGTGTATGGATTCATGTTCTTGACTATTTCCACGTGTTGGAATCCTTGGATGATCCCGGATGGCGTTTGGCG ATGGTGGACGGCCTATCGTGACGCTATGTCCTTTCGGGCCAGCCATTACTTCGTTTCATACATATCCGAGGCCACGGCCGTCGCTGCCGGATTTGGCTTGGGTGAGGCCGGTGATTGGAACCTCCAGGTGGTCCACCCTCATAACATAGAAGTGCCCAGGTCTCTGACGGAAGTCGTCAAGTCTTGGAACATTCCCATGCATGTCTGGCTCAAAACCT ATTGCTTCAAAGTAACTCGCCGTTTCGGGACTTTGGTAGCCGTTCTCACCACTTACCTGGCCAGCACTATGCTCCACGGGCTCAACTTTCAATTAGGGGCGGTACTGCTCTCATTAGGGATCTACACATTTGCCGAATTCAAATTGCGAGCTCGCTTGGCTGAGATTTTGCAAGCGTCTGTGCACGCCTCAAGAGTATGGGGACAGAAGTTCAAATACCCGGAAGGGTCCATGGTGTCTATTAGTATTAACTTCATATTCGGCATGCTGGCGTGCTTCAACTTGGCTTACTTGGGCGTCATGTTCAACCAAGATGCATCTATG agcGAGGGCTATTCGTGGCAACACACCTTGGAGAAATGGGCGGAGCTGGACTTTGTCTCAACGTATTTGATGAGCTTCCTCATGCTTTTAGCACTTGTCATCTAA